From the Exiguobacterium aurantiacum genome, one window contains:
- a CDS encoding xanthine phosphoribosyltransferase: protein MKQLEDKIRDEGQALSEHVLKVDAFLNHQVDPVLMQAIGREFADRFRDAGIDRIVTLESSGIAPAMMTALEMNIPFVFARKRKSLTLQDDLVEADVYSFTKQETNRISLSRRFVQPGERVLVIDDFLANGEAALGLTQLVESAGAVVAGVGIVIEKSFQPGRDKLLERGYQVESLARIAKLEAGEISFMEVVR from the coding sequence ATGAAGCAGTTAGAAGACAAAATTAGAGATGAAGGACAAGCGTTGTCCGAGCACGTATTGAAAGTCGATGCCTTCTTGAACCATCAAGTCGATCCCGTCTTGATGCAGGCCATCGGACGCGAGTTCGCGGACCGGTTCCGTGACGCCGGAATCGACCGCATCGTCACATTGGAATCGAGCGGGATCGCTCCGGCCATGATGACGGCGCTCGAGATGAACATTCCGTTCGTCTTCGCCCGTAAACGCAAATCACTCACACTTCAAGATGACCTCGTTGAAGCGGACGTCTACTCGTTCACGAAACAAGAGACGAACCGCATCAGTTTGAGCCGTCGCTTCGTCCAACCTGGGGAGCGCGTGCTCGTCATCGATGATTTCCTCGCTAACGGGGAAGCGGCACTCGGTTTGACGCAACTCGTCGAATCGGCCGGTGCGGTCGTCGCCGGTGTCGGGATCGTCATCGAGAAATCATTCCAGCCGGGACGGGACAAGTTGCTCGAGCGAGGTTATCAGGTCGAGTCACTCGCTCGGATCGCTAAGCTTGAAGCAGGTGAGATCTCCTTCATGGAGGTGGTCCGATGA
- a CDS encoding alpha/beta hydrolase: protein MKKKLKWIGLGLLGVVLIAIIGFFVWTQLTYGPTEEALSYAAEATEVDNRLEFGDPSSETGFILYPGAKVEKEAYAYYGARLAEEGIFVAIPSLRLNLGIADIDAAEDIIAAHPDIERWVVGGHSLGGSAASGYALEHEEQVDGVIFLASYPISTMADSDLRVLSVSGEIDGLANESDIEASRDNVPDATVFHQIKAGNHANFGMYGPQDGDNDSPLSAKEQLDETIDQIIDWL from the coding sequence ATGAAGAAAAAACTGAAATGGATTGGCCTTGGCCTATTAGGAGTCGTTTTGATCGCCATCATCGGCTTCTTTGTTTGGACGCAACTGACGTACGGACCGACGGAGGAAGCGCTCAGCTACGCGGCCGAGGCGACGGAAGTGGACAATCGTCTCGAGTTCGGCGACCCGTCGAGCGAGACTGGTTTCATCCTGTATCCGGGAGCGAAAGTTGAGAAAGAGGCGTACGCCTACTATGGGGCAAGGTTAGCGGAAGAAGGAATCTTCGTCGCCATCCCATCGTTGCGCTTAAATCTCGGGATAGCAGATATCGATGCAGCAGAAGACATCATCGCCGCCCATCCAGACATTGAACGATGGGTCGTCGGGGGGCATTCACTCGGCGGTTCGGCGGCGTCCGGTTACGCGCTCGAACACGAGGAGCAAGTTGACGGGGTCATCTTCCTCGCGTCGTATCCGATCAGTACGATGGCGGACAGCGATTTGCGTGTCTTGTCCGTCTCTGGGGAAATCGACGGTCTCGCGAACGAGAGCGATATCGAGGCGAGCCGTGACAACGTCCCGGATGCCACCGTTTTCCATCAAATCAAAGCCGGCAATCACGCCAATTTCGGGATGTACGGCCCGCAGGACGGAGATAACGACAGTCCGCTCAGCGCGAAAGAGCAACTCGACGAGACGATCGACCAAATCATCGATTGGTTATAA
- a CDS encoding NAD(P)-dependent oxidoreductase: MKLFVLGATGRTGHQFVDQAIEHGHHVTAFVREQKKLIRTPQLEIIEGDVTDSTALTDALAGHDAVISCLGTDLSDSDFLARVTDALVPALKANAINRVVYLASAGIDKEIPGIAGTVVTFMLRKPLRDHRAAVDLWRNSSFDYTIVRPMQLTDGPRTSVYRTSVDSIPDNGKQISRADVAQFMLNAVEDQLFIRQSVGLAY; the protein is encoded by the coding sequence ATGAAGCTATTCGTATTAGGGGCCACCGGCCGGACCGGTCATCAGTTTGTCGACCAGGCCATCGAGCATGGCCACCACGTGACCGCCTTCGTGCGGGAACAGAAAAAACTCATCCGGACCCCGCAACTTGAAATCATCGAAGGCGACGTCACAGACAGCACCGCACTGACGGACGCACTCGCTGGTCATGATGCCGTCATCAGCTGTCTCGGGACCGACTTGAGTGATTCGGACTTCTTGGCCCGCGTCACCGATGCGCTCGTCCCAGCACTGAAAGCGAACGCCATCAATCGGGTCGTCTATCTCGCATCGGCTGGAATCGATAAAGAGATTCCAGGCATCGCCGGCACGGTCGTCACGTTCATGCTTCGGAAACCACTCCGTGATCACCGAGCCGCGGTCGATTTATGGCGCAACTCGTCGTTCGATTACACGATTGTGCGGCCGATGCAATTGACGGATGGTCCCCGGACATCGGTGTATCGCACGTCCGTCGACAGCATCCCAGACAACGGCAAACAAATCTCGCGAGCCGATGTCGCCCAGTTCATGTTGAACGCCGTCGAAGACCAGCTCTTCATCCGCCAATCGGTCGGACTGGCGTACTAA
- a CDS encoding RDD family protein, whose product MNPLTKKRTKAVLIDGVIAGLVSYGVEQLVRKKVKSEFVHAVITPTLVSYALEACQMRRGGQTLGYKLMGLELKNDDGTPVTAEQAFKRALHRDTISIAAYVKDRAHFESEDGAVLPHDAAFHMHVTEKN is encoded by the coding sequence ATGAATCCATTGACGAAGAAACGCACCAAAGCCGTCTTGATCGACGGCGTCATTGCGGGATTGGTCAGTTACGGTGTCGAACAGCTCGTCCGAAAGAAAGTGAAGAGCGAGTTCGTCCATGCCGTCATCACCCCGACGCTCGTCTCCTACGCACTTGAGGCATGTCAGATGCGCCGCGGCGGACAGACGCTCGGCTATAAGCTGATGGGACTCGAGTTGAAGAATGACGACGGGACCCCGGTCACGGCCGAGCAAGCGTTCAAACGGGCGCTTCACCGCGACACGATTTCGATTGCCGCCTACGTCAAGGACCGGGCACACTTCGAGTCCGAAGATGGTGCCGTCTTGCCGCACGACGCAGCGTTCCATATGCACGTAACCGAAAAAAACTGA
- a CDS encoding MFS transporter has translation MLTTTPSLSRTDWTLILSLALLTFVLGTSEFVIVGILPDIADGLSISIATAGTLVSAFAITFAIGTPLTMSLTSHLPKRKLMLTLTAGFIVFNLFSSFAPTYGILLVLRMMTAVVTGVLISLAMLVASESVPTGKRGIAVSFIFGGFTMANVFGVPLGTFIGQRAGWETTFLLTTALGVVAFLAVYRVVPSHLTSVKTSIADQLRLLTNPRILIAFFIPAFGFGATYVVYTYLVPILKGVLGVPVAWISPILFAYGFISIFSNMAAGKIASHNPIGRLRFVFLIQALVLAALYVTTSNVTLGLINIALMSFMAILLTTSTQIYLIDLAEKFNPDAKGLASSLMPVASNVGIGMGSALGGLVYANAPVMTLALVGGAVALVTALLTAVSHQLDQR, from the coding sequence ATTTTGACGACTACCCCATCGCTCAGTCGGACCGACTGGACGCTTATCTTATCGCTCGCATTGCTCACGTTCGTGCTCGGCACGAGTGAATTTGTCATCGTCGGGATTTTACCCGATATCGCCGATGGCCTATCGATTTCGATTGCCACGGCCGGAACGCTCGTCTCGGCGTTCGCCATCACCTTCGCCATCGGGACCCCGCTGACGATGTCACTGACGAGCCATTTGCCGAAACGAAAATTGATGCTCACGCTCACCGCTGGGTTCATCGTCTTCAACTTGTTCAGCAGCTTCGCTCCGACGTACGGGATATTGCTCGTGCTCCGGATGATGACCGCCGTCGTGACCGGCGTGCTCATCTCGCTCGCCATGCTCGTCGCCAGTGAATCGGTGCCAACCGGGAAGCGCGGCATCGCTGTCTCATTCATTTTCGGCGGTTTCACGATGGCGAACGTATTCGGCGTCCCGCTCGGTACGTTCATCGGCCAACGCGCCGGATGGGAAACAACATTCCTGTTGACGACCGCTTTAGGCGTCGTCGCATTTCTCGCCGTCTACCGTGTCGTGCCGAGCCATTTAACGAGCGTCAAAACGTCGATTGCCGATCAATTGCGCCTATTGACGAACCCTCGTATCCTAATCGCGTTCTTCATCCCCGCGTTCGGCTTCGGCGCGACGTACGTCGTCTATACGTACCTCGTCCCGATTTTAAAAGGTGTGCTCGGCGTCCCTGTCGCTTGGATCAGCCCGATTCTGTTCGCTTACGGGTTCATCTCCATTTTCAGCAATATGGCGGCCGGGAAAATCGCCAGCCATAATCCGATTGGACGGCTCCGGTTCGTCTTTCTCATCCAAGCGCTCGTCTTGGCTGCCTTGTACGTGACGACATCGAACGTGACACTCGGTCTGATCAATATCGCGCTCATGTCGTTCATGGCAATTCTGCTGACGACCTCGACGCAAATCTATTTGATCGACTTGGCCGAGAAGTTCAATCCGGACGCCAAAGGCCTGGCTTCATCGCTCATGCCGGTCGCAAGCAACGTCGGCATCGGGATGGGCTCGGCCCTCGGTGGTTTGGTCTATGCGAACGCACCCGTCATGACGCTCGCCCTCGTCGGCGGCGCCGTCGCGCTCGTGACAGCCTTGCTGACAGCGGTAAGTCACCAGCTCGATCAACGTTAA
- a CDS encoding DUF418 domain-containing protein: MAGPIQVNERIVLYDIIRGFALCGIFLVNIPTMLGSDWIFGRTDYAGSDLLVRTLFDLFVQTKFYTIFSLLFGIGFSIFLERSYARGDSVGRYIRRIAILFLFGLAHLAIWSGDILHTYAMWGLLLPLFYGLSNRAILTWAWGLLLTSFVLFYGSSIYLEWALGYTSIGGPFPSAFNSGFGPWFDYRLENEIIDMFQNSLFAGFEIFSLFLFGLYIGRERKLLTWSIRGLTRTAIICAAAALPFFAVILWHHYGDGAAYGSTNSAAVLVSGKLLATVYVCLFTIAVRNGRAFRPLQALGRMALTNYLTHTLVVVIPVITLGYYGRLSLTEGLFLSIAILIAQAFFSMWWLKSHRYGPFEKLWRIGTYGRQKQAS; the protein is encoded by the coding sequence ATGGCTGGCCCGATTCAAGTAAACGAACGCATCGTTCTGTATGACATCATTCGAGGGTTTGCCCTGTGCGGCATCTTCCTCGTCAATATCCCCACGATGCTCGGAAGCGACTGGATTTTCGGTCGCACCGATTATGCGGGGAGCGATTTACTCGTCCGGACGCTATTCGATTTGTTCGTCCAGACGAAGTTTTATACGATTTTCTCGCTCTTGTTCGGAATCGGCTTCTCGATTTTCCTCGAACGTTCGTATGCGCGTGGGGACTCGGTCGGCCGCTACATCCGGCGCATCGCCATCTTGTTCCTATTCGGACTTGCTCACCTGGCCATTTGGTCGGGTGATATCTTACATACGTATGCGATGTGGGGCTTGTTGCTCCCGCTGTTTTATGGATTGAGCAATCGCGCGATTTTGACATGGGCATGGGGCTTGTTGCTCACGAGCTTTGTATTGTTCTACGGCTCCTCAATCTATCTGGAATGGGCGCTAGGATATACATCTATTGGAGGCCCATTCCCGTCCGCATTCAATTCCGGGTTCGGACCATGGTTCGACTATCGCTTGGAAAATGAAATTATTGATATGTTCCAAAACTCGTTGTTCGCCGGCTTTGAAATCTTCAGCCTGTTCTTGTTCGGACTTTATATCGGACGGGAACGGAAACTCCTCACGTGGAGCATCCGAGGATTGACGCGGACGGCCATCATCTGCGCGGCAGCTGCCCTGCCTTTCTTCGCAGTCATCCTTTGGCATCACTACGGAGATGGCGCGGCATACGGTTCGACGAACTCAGCCGCCGTCCTCGTCTCGGGCAAACTGCTTGCGACGGTGTACGTCTGTCTGTTCACGATCGCCGTCCGCAACGGACGCGCATTCCGTCCGCTTCAGGCGCTCGGCCGTATGGCGCTGACGAACTATTTGACGCACACGCTCGTCGTCGTCATCCCGGTCATCACCCTCGGCTACTACGGTCGCCTGTCGTTGACGGAAGGATTGTTCTTAAGCATCGCGATCTTGATTGCCCAGGCATTCTTCTCGATGTGGTGGCTCAAATCGCATCGATACGGCCCATTCGAGAAATTGTGGCGCATTGGAACGTATGGACGACAAAAACAAGCATCTTAA
- a CDS encoding manganese-dependent inorganic pyrophosphatase gives MSTVLVFGHKNPDTDTICSALAYAELKKKLGMDAEAVRLGEVNGETQYALDHFRVKAPRLVERVSDEANSVILVDHNEFQQSAEDIADVRILEVVDHHRIANFQTADALYYRAEPVGCTATILLKLYKEHGVEIAPDMAGLMLSAIISDSLLFKSPTCTDEDIKAAKELAAISGTDIETYGLEMLKAGADLSQKTIPELISLDAKEFAMGDYRIEIAQVNTVDANDVLSRKAEVEAAIAVKMLDKELDLFVFAITNILTNDSEALVVGKKTDLFEQAFNVKLVDGLATLPGVVSRKKQIVPVLTAAATN, from the coding sequence ATGAGTACAGTACTAGTTTTCGGACATAAAAATCCAGACACGGATACGATTTGCTCGGCGCTCGCTTACGCGGAGCTGAAGAAAAAGTTAGGCATGGACGCTGAGGCGGTCCGTCTCGGCGAAGTGAACGGGGAGACGCAATATGCGCTCGACCACTTCCGCGTCAAGGCACCACGCCTCGTGGAACGCGTGTCAGACGAAGCGAACTCGGTCATCCTGGTCGACCATAACGAGTTCCAGCAAAGCGCGGAAGACATCGCAGACGTGCGCATTCTCGAAGTCGTCGACCATCACCGCATCGCCAACTTCCAAACAGCGGATGCTCTCTACTATCGGGCCGAGCCGGTCGGTTGTACGGCGACGATCTTGCTCAAGCTCTATAAAGAGCACGGCGTCGAAATCGCGCCTGACATGGCAGGATTGATGCTATCGGCGATCATCTCGGACTCGCTCTTGTTCAAGTCACCGACGTGCACGGACGAGGATATCAAAGCGGCAAAAGAACTCGCAGCCATCTCAGGCACAGACATCGAGACATACGGTCTAGAGATGTTGAAAGCTGGAGCGGACCTTAGCCAAAAGACGATTCCAGAACTCATCTCGCTCGACGCGAAAGAGTTTGCGATGGGCGACTACCGCATTGAGATCGCTCAAGTGAACACGGTCGACGCGAACGACGTGTTGAGTCGGAAAGCTGAAGTCGAAGCGGCAATTGCCGTGAAGATGTTAGACAAAGAGCTCGATTTGTTCGTCTTCGCCATCACGAACATCTTGACGAACGACTCGGAGGCACTTGTTGTCGGTAAGAAGACTGATCTATTCGAACAGGCGTTCAACGTCAAATTGGTCGATGGTCTGGCGACACTTCCTGGCGTCGTCTCACGCAAAAAACAAATCGTACCGGTGCTCACAGCAGCGGCGACGAACTAA
- a CDS encoding nucleobase:cation symporter-2 family protein, giving the protein MNTFKTASLGFQHLLAMYTGAAIVPLIVGGAIGLGPTELAYLVAIDLFMCGVATLLQVWTTRFTGVGLPVVLGCTFTAVGPMIAIGSSSGITAIYGALIASGVIVILISGFVGKLARFFPPVVLGSVVTIIGLSLIPVAVNDIGGGTPGDPGFASMQNLALGGLTIALILVLNRIGTVFTRAAAVLFAVLIGTGVAAFLGLVDFSPVREAGWFQMVQPFYFGMPTFDVSAILVMTLVAIISMIESTGVFLALSDITKKPIGSNELTKGYRAEGVATILGGIFNSFPYTTFSQNVGLVQLSGVKSRRVIFWTSGLLILLGFLPKVATFTTLIPKPVLGGAMLVMFGTVAASGIRILSQVDFAKNENLITIALSIGVGLGITANPAIVANMPEAVQLFTDSAIVAGSFTALLLNGFFRLVDRFRPAEVVADNRQVS; this is encoded by the coding sequence ATGAACACGTTCAAGACAGCCAGTCTCGGATTCCAACACTTACTCGCCATGTACACGGGCGCGGCCATTGTCCCGCTCATCGTCGGCGGAGCCATCGGGCTCGGTCCGACAGAACTCGCTTACCTCGTCGCGATTGATTTGTTCATGTGCGGTGTCGCCACACTGTTGCAAGTGTGGACGACTCGTTTCACCGGTGTTGGTCTGCCAGTCGTGCTCGGTTGTACGTTCACCGCGGTCGGACCGATGATTGCCATCGGCAGCTCGAGCGGAATCACCGCCATTTACGGGGCGCTCATCGCGAGCGGAGTCATCGTCATCCTGATTTCAGGTTTCGTCGGGAAACTGGCCCGTTTCTTCCCGCCGGTTGTGCTCGGTTCAGTTGTGACGATTATCGGTTTATCGCTCATCCCGGTCGCTGTCAACGATATTGGCGGCGGGACGCCAGGTGATCCCGGCTTCGCTTCGATGCAAAACTTGGCCCTCGGTGGTTTGACAATTGCCTTGATTCTCGTCTTGAACCGAATCGGTACCGTGTTCACGCGGGCGGCCGCAGTCTTGTTCGCGGTCTTGATCGGCACAGGTGTCGCCGCGTTTCTCGGTCTCGTCGATTTCAGCCCGGTCCGTGAGGCCGGTTGGTTCCAAATGGTGCAACCGTTCTACTTCGGGATGCCGACGTTTGACGTCTCGGCCATCCTCGTCATGACGCTCGTGGCCATCATCTCGATGATCGAATCGACCGGTGTCTTCTTAGCATTGAGCGATATCACGAAAAAGCCGATCGGCTCGAACGAGTTGACAAAAGGCTATCGGGCCGAAGGTGTGGCGACGATTCTCGGTGGGATTTTCAACAGCTTCCCATACACGACGTTCAGTCAAAACGTCGGTCTCGTCCAATTGTCAGGCGTCAAATCGCGTCGCGTCATCTTCTGGACGAGTGGTCTGTTGATTTTGCTCGGCTTCTTGCCGAAAGTCGCTACGTTCACGACATTGATCCCGAAACCGGTGCTCGGTGGGGCGATGCTCGTCATGTTCGGTACGGTCGCCGCGTCAGGGATTCGAATCTTGAGCCAAGTCGATTTTGCGAAAAATGAGAACTTGATTACAATCGCCTTGTCGATCGGTGTCGGGCTCGGTATCACGGCCAACCCGGCCATCGTCGCGAATATGCCGGAAGCGGTCCAATTGTTCACGGACAGCGCCATCGTCGCAGGATCGTTCACCGCGCTTCTGTTGAACGGGTTCTTCCGACTCGTCGACCGGTTCCGTCCGGCCGAGGTCGTTGCCGATAACCGGCAAGTCAGCTAG
- a CDS encoding HesB/YadR/YfhF family protein yields MKINVTEEALQFFKDEMEVEAGQTVRLFAKYGGSTDLTHGFSVGVITEDIDNAAVETEADGIRFVVAEQDEWLFQGQDVNVEIRGDEVVFVQA; encoded by the coding sequence ATGAAGATTAACGTGACAGAAGAAGCACTCCAATTTTTCAAAGATGAGATGGAAGTCGAGGCAGGCCAGACGGTGCGCCTATTCGCCAAATATGGGGGTTCGACCGATTTGACGCACGGCTTCTCAGTGGGCGTCATCACAGAAGACATCGACAACGCGGCCGTCGAAACGGAAGCGGACGGGATTCGCTTCGTCGTGGCTGAACAGGATGAGTGGTTGTTCCAAGGGCAAGACGTCAACGTCGAGATCCGAGGCGACGAGGTCGTGTTCGTTCAAGCGTGA
- a CDS encoding NAD(P)H-binding protein codes for MGKTALVVGATGLIGRELVEQLLEQERYDQVWIVVRRSKRWSHPKLHEVVGFEGMDEALPHIDDVYCALGTTIAVAGSRQAFKYVDLELPLEVARVAKQHGAARYAVVSAQGASLRSPFFYNRVKGELENGLKVFGFEHLIIARPSLLLGDREEFRLGEKAAEVVSRPLQPLLLDKLPDAAPIQALHVARALIMAAEEGQGIEVLTSGMMQRMSQ; via the coding sequence ATGGGGAAAACTGCATTAGTCGTTGGCGCCACCGGATTGATTGGCCGCGAACTCGTCGAACAGTTGCTCGAACAAGAACGATATGATCAAGTCTGGATTGTCGTCCGTCGCTCAAAGCGTTGGAGTCACCCGAAACTTCATGAGGTCGTCGGGTTCGAAGGAATGGACGAGGCGTTGCCGCATATCGATGACGTCTACTGTGCGCTCGGGACGACGATTGCCGTCGCCGGTTCACGTCAGGCGTTCAAATATGTCGATCTCGAGTTGCCGCTTGAAGTGGCGCGCGTCGCGAAGCAGCACGGTGCGGCACGTTATGCCGTCGTCTCGGCACAAGGCGCGTCACTTCGGTCACCTTTCTTCTACAACCGGGTAAAAGGGGAGCTCGAGAACGGGCTCAAAGTGTTCGGCTTCGAACACTTGATTATCGCCCGTCCGTCGCTCCTGCTCGGAGATCGGGAAGAGTTCCGCCTCGGCGAGAAAGCGGCCGAAGTCGTCAGCCGTCCGCTCCAACCGTTGTTACTCGATAAACTACCGGATGCCGCACCGATTCAAGCGCTCCACGTGGCGCGTGCCTTGATCATGGCCGCGGAAGAAGGGCAGGGCATCGAAGTGTTGACGTCTGGCATGATGCAGAGGATGAGCCAATGA
- a CDS encoding purine/pyrimidine permease, producing the protein MTKSSVTTTIQWFIFILATNIVPPLSIAALFELSPAETMTFISRSLFVFALFSIIQTLLGHRLPILEGPAGIWWGVFTLYASIGPALYGSGQETLQALGFMLFLSGVLGVVMTVTGLLRRMLSLFTPQVLGVYMILLVLQLSGAVIKGGFGVTEDGINIVQAVATAGLVLFALTLERSRFKQYGLVMTLIAGFWLFNMLGLGNPIVRSESFFLVPELFPFGTWVWDWNLLPTAFVITLLLMTNVLANIKLIERIVSSREKRQIEGNVPASGVVSGISQMVAGMFGTPGPVAISGTAGFLSSTESVHRSPHLVAHAVMMVLALIGPFVSLIASIPAAVGYAIVTPLIATMIIIGINEAAFELNQKTASLTVGLPLVIGAGAMLLPPGAMNDLPPLLATVFSNGLVLGTIVALTTAILSRIKD; encoded by the coding sequence ATGACCAAAAGTTCTGTAACCACGACGATTCAGTGGTTTATTTTTATTTTAGCTACAAATATTGTACCACCGCTCTCGATCGCTGCCTTATTTGAACTGTCGCCGGCCGAGACGATGACGTTCATCTCACGCTCGCTGTTCGTCTTCGCACTGTTCAGCATCATCCAGACACTGCTCGGCCACCGTCTGCCGATTTTAGAAGGACCGGCCGGGATTTGGTGGGGCGTCTTCACGCTCTATGCCTCGATTGGTCCGGCGCTTTACGGTAGCGGACAAGAGACGCTCCAGGCGCTCGGTTTCATGTTGTTTTTGAGCGGTGTGCTCGGTGTGGTCATGACCGTCACCGGCCTGTTGCGACGGATGCTGTCGTTGTTCACCCCGCAAGTGCTCGGGGTCTATATGATTCTGCTCGTCCTGCAACTGTCGGGTGCCGTCATTAAAGGCGGCTTCGGCGTGACCGAGGACGGCATTAACATCGTTCAAGCCGTCGCGACGGCCGGTCTCGTTTTGTTCGCGCTCACGCTCGAGCGCAGCCGGTTCAAGCAGTATGGACTCGTCATGACGCTCATCGCCGGATTTTGGTTGTTCAACATGCTCGGTCTCGGCAACCCGATCGTCCGTTCCGAGTCATTCTTCCTCGTGCCTGAGCTGTTCCCGTTCGGAACGTGGGTGTGGGATTGGAACTTGCTCCCGACCGCTTTCGTCATCACGCTCCTGCTCATGACGAATGTCCTTGCGAATATCAAATTGATTGAACGCATCGTCAGTTCGCGTGAGAAGCGTCAAATCGAAGGCAACGTCCCGGCGTCCGGTGTCGTCAGTGGGATCAGTCAAATGGTGGCGGGCATGTTCGGGACACCGGGACCGGTCGCCATCTCTGGAACGGCTGGTTTCTTATCCTCGACGGAGAGCGTCCATCGCTCACCCCATCTCGTGGCCCACGCTGTGATGATGGTGCTCGCCCTTATCGGTCCGTTCGTCTCGCTCATCGCGAGCATCCCGGCCGCCGTCGGATACGCCATCGTCACCCCGCTGATCGCGACGATGATTATCATCGGGATTAACGAGGCGGCGTTCGAATTGAACCAAAAGACAGCCTCGCTCACGGTCGGTCTTCCGCTCGTCATCGGAGCCGGTGCGATGTTGCTCCCGCCTGGGGCGATGAATGATTTGCCACCGCTTCTGGCGACCGTGTTCTCGAACGGTCTCGTCCTCGGAACGATCGTCGCCTTGACGACGGCTATTCTCAGCCGCATCAAAGACTAA
- a CDS encoding ABC-F family ATP-binding cassette domain-containing protein, producing the protein MSILTVQNLSHGFGDRAILNDVSFRLLKGEHIGLIGANGEGKSTFMNIITRKLQPDEGKIEWAKNVRVGYLDQHAVLERGMTIRDVLKSAFQYLIDTETRIGELYMEMGDATPEQMDDMLAEVGELQEMLDSNDFYIIDAKVEEVARGLGILDVGLDRDVTDLSGGQRTKVLLAKLLLEKPDILLLDEPTNYLDEAHIEWLKRYLQNYDNAFILISHDIPFLNSVINLVYHMENQDLSRYVGDYDKFMEVYEMKRSQLESAYKRQQAEIADLKDFVARNKARVSTRNMAMSRQKKLDKMDVIELSAERPKPEFRFLQARTSGRLIFDAKNLVIGYDEPLSRPLDLQMERGQKIALVGANGIGKTTLLKSLLGMINPLEGTVERGEFLEIGYFEQEAAVSNNTCIEEIWSEFPSLNQQQVRAMLAKCGLMTKHIESKIAVLSGGEKAKVRLCKLQNNESNLLLLDEPTNHLDVDAKEELKRALKEYKGSILLISHEPEFYQDIVTDVWNCESWTTKVF; encoded by the coding sequence ATGAGTATATTAACAGTACAAAACTTGAGCCACGGTTTCGGTGATCGCGCCATTTTAAATGACGTGTCTTTCCGTCTATTGAAAGGCGAACACATCGGCCTCATCGGAGCGAACGGTGAAGGAAAATCTACGTTCATGAACATCATCACGCGTAAGCTCCAGCCTGACGAAGGCAAAATTGAATGGGCGAAAAACGTCCGTGTCGGTTACCTCGACCAACACGCTGTCCTCGAGCGTGGGATGACGATTCGGGACGTGTTAAAGAGCGCGTTCCAATACTTGATTGACACCGAAACACGAATCGGTGAGCTCTACATGGAAATGGGCGATGCGACACCTGAACAGATGGATGACATGCTCGCCGAAGTCGGCGAACTGCAGGAGATGCTCGATTCGAACGACTTCTATATCATCGATGCGAAAGTCGAGGAAGTTGCACGCGGTCTCGGTATTTTAGATGTCGGACTCGACCGTGACGTCACGGACCTCTCAGGTGGTCAGCGGACGAAAGTATTGCTCGCGAAATTGCTTCTCGAGAAGCCGGACATCCTCCTCCTCGATGAGCCGACCAACTATTTGGACGAGGCCCACATCGAGTGGTTGAAGCGTTATCTCCAGAACTACGACAACGCCTTCATCTTGATTTCGCACGATATCCCGTTCTTAAACAGCGTCATCAACTTGGTCTACCATATGGAGAACCAAGACTTGTCACGCTATGTCGGCGACTATGACAAGTTCATGGAAGTGTACGAGATGAAGCGCTCGCAGCTCGAATCGGCTTATAAACGCCAGCAGGCTGAAATCGCCGACTTGAAAGACTTCGTCGCCCGCAACAAGGCACGCGTCTCGACACGGAACATGGCGATGTCGCGTCAGAAGAAGCTCGATAAGATGGACGTCATCGAACTGAGTGCGGAACGTCCGAAACCAGAGTTCCGCTTCCTTCAGGCTCGTACGTCAGGCCGTCTCATCTTTGACGCCAAAAATCTCGTCATCGGTTATGACGAGCCGCTCTCACGCCCGCTCGACCTCCAAATGGAGCGCGGTCAAAAAATCGCCCTCGTCGGTGCGAACGGGATCGGGAAGACGACGCTGTTGAAGAGTCTTCTTGGCATGATCAACCCGCTTGAAGGAACCGTCGAACGCGGTGAGTTCTTGGAGATCGGGTACTTCGAACAAGAAGCGGCTGTCAGCAACAACACGTGTATCGAAGAGATTTGGAGCGAATTCCCGTCCCTCAACCAGCAACAAGTCCGCGCCATGCTCGCGAAATGCGGTCTCATGACGAAGCATATCGAGAGTAAAATCGCGGTCCTCAGTGGTGGAGAGAAGGCGAAGGTCCGTCTCTGTAAGCTCCAAAACAACGAATCGAACTTGCTCCTCCTCGATGAGCCGACGAACCACTTGGACGTCGACGCGAAGGAAGAGTTGAAGCGCGCGTTGAAGGAATATAAAGGCAGTATCCTACTCATCAGTCACGAACCGGAGTTCTATCAAGACATTGTCACCGACGTCTGGAACTGTGAATCGTGGACGACAAAAGTATTCTAA